In one Zobellia galactanivorans genomic region, the following are encoded:
- a CDS encoding cytochrome c oxidase subunit II, translating into MTTLLTLVVLALVAIAIWQMTKIFELSQLKAENSQIANDSDNKTNGYLLFAFLIFIYGITIFSFWNYGKYLLPEAASEHGGDYDSLMLVSMVIIFIVQTLTQALLHYFGYKYRGVKGRKALFFADNDRLEFIWTIIPVIVLAGLILWGLYTWTNIMDINDEDDPIVVELYAQQFSWTARYAGDDNVLGKANVRMIDINKANVLGLDESDTYAADDIIVKELHLPVGRKVNFKMRSQDVLHSAYMPHFRAQMNCVPGMITEFSFTPIYTTEEMRQNPDVAAKVKRTNEIRAERAARGEDNSDPWEFDYVLLCNKICGKSHYNMQMKIIVETQEEYDAWIAEQKTFGQNMGQADAGSTEDFGKLETATASH; encoded by the coding sequence ATGACTACATTATTGACTTTAGTGGTTTTGGCCCTTGTGGCAATAGCGATTTGGCAGATGACGAAGATTTTCGAACTGTCCCAGCTCAAGGCCGAAAATTCTCAAATAGCTAACGATTCAGATAACAAGACGAACGGATATCTACTGTTTGCGTTTCTTATCTTTATCTATGGTATAACCATTTTCAGCTTTTGGAATTATGGTAAATACTTACTACCGGAAGCTGCATCCGAGCACGGTGGCGATTACGACTCCCTAATGTTGGTGTCTATGGTGATCATTTTCATCGTACAGACCTTGACTCAGGCTTTACTTCATTATTTCGGATACAAATACAGGGGTGTTAAAGGAAGAAAGGCACTTTTCTTTGCCGATAACGACCGTTTGGAGTTTATTTGGACGATTATTCCTGTAATTGTATTGGCAGGTCTTATCCTTTGGGGATTGTACACGTGGACCAATATTATGGATATCAATGACGAGGATGATCCTATTGTTGTAGAACTATATGCACAGCAGTTTAGCTGGACGGCCAGATACGCCGGTGATGATAATGTCTTGGGGAAGGCCAACGTTAGAATGATCGACATCAACAAGGCCAATGTTCTTGGGTTGGATGAATCTGACACCTATGCGGCCGATGATATCATCGTAAAAGAATTGCACTTGCCCGTGGGTAGAAAGGTGAATTTCAAAATGCGTTCACAAGATGTGTTGCATTCTGCTTACATGCCTCACTTTAGGGCGCAAATGAACTGTGTACCCGGTATGATTACCGAGTTCTCTTTTACACCGATTTACACAACTGAGGAAATGCGTCAGAATCCCGATGTTGCCGCGAAGGTAAAACGAACCAACGAAATCAGGGCTGAGAGAGCCGCTAGGGGTGAAGATAATTCTGATCCTTGGGAATTCGATTATGTCTTGCTTTGTAACAAGATTTGTGGAAAGTCGCATTACAACATGCAAATGAAAATTATCGTCGAGACCCAAGAAGAGTATGACGCTTGGATTGCCGA